Proteins co-encoded in one Cinclus cinclus chromosome Z, bCinCin1.1, whole genome shotgun sequence genomic window:
- the LOC134056942 gene encoding serine/threonine-protein kinase PAK 3-like, producing MERVCAAVCTAFTVAYSGYFFTHLARHIARAWRESSPWVSGKGAFGVGSIGQLWSKLAPLPLAWRRHELQLPALKKPPVPKLERMLVSEGDPEAKYTELEIIGKGGFGTVCTAVETATGEEVAIKKISLLQVKSNELCVNEIQVMRDNKNANVVNYVDSYLVHEELWLVMEYMDGGSLHDVIREIQMAEGEIAAVSRECLQGLDFLHCKQVIHRDIKSHNILLGLDGSVKLADFGLAAQLTAEQSKRRSAVGTTYWMAPEIFTRKPYGPKVDIWSFGIVGMEMVEGAPPYLMETSRTARQLISTGGTPKLQKPRQQSAWLRDFLHCCLETDEDRRWSAQELLQHPFVTSAKPTSSLTPLIMAAQQFMADRRF from the exons ATGGAGAGagtgtgtgctgcagtttgcacgGCTTTTACCGTGGCTTATTCTGGCTACTTTTTCACCCACCTGGCAC GTCACATCGCCCGTGCCTGGAGAGAATCCAGCCCTTGGGTGAGTGGGAAAGGAGCCTTTGGCGTTGGTAGCATTGGACAGCTGTGGAGCAAGCT AGCTCCACTTCCTCTGGCCTGGCGCCGGCacgagctgcagctgccggctCTGAAGAAGCCTCCTGTCCCCAAGCTGGAAA GGATGCTGGTGAGCGAAGGAGATCCGGAGGCTAAATATACAGAACTGGAAATTATTGGCAAAGG gggTTTCGGCACTGTGTGCACGGCAGTGGAGACTGCCACAGGAGAAGAG gtggccataaagaaaatcagtctgTTGCAAGTGAAGAGCAACGAACTGTGCGTGAATGAAATCCAGGTCATGCGGGACAATAAGAACGCCAATGTGGTGAACTATGTAGACAG CTACCTGGTGCACGAGGAACTCTGGCTCGTGATGGAATACATGGACGGAGGGTCTTTGCACGATGTCATTAGGGAGATCCAAATGGCAGAAGGAGAGATAGCAGCTGTCTCCCGCGAG tgcctgcaaggcctggatttCCTTCACTGCAAGCAAGTGATCCACCGAGACATCAAAAGCCACAACATTCTCCTGGGCTTGGATGGATCTGTCAAGCTGG ctgattttggcctcgcTGCTCAGCTCACGGCTGAGCAGAGCAAACGCAGATCGGCTGTCGGGACTACTTACTGGATGGCGCCTGAAATTTTCACCAGGAAGCCCTACGGCCCCAAAGTGGACATCTGGTCCTTTGGCATCGTGGGGATGGAGATGGTGGAAGGAGCTCCTCCTTACCTGATGGAAACCTCCCGCACG GCTCGACAGCTGATCAGCACCGGGGGCACCCCGAAGCTGCAGAAGCCCAGGCAGCAGTCGGCTTGGTTGCGAGactttctgcactgctgcctggagaCAGACGAGGACAGGCGCTGGTCTGCCCAGGAACTTCTGCAG CATCCGTTTGTAACTTCAGCCAAGCCGACCTCCAGCCTGACGCCTCTGATCATGGCAGCGCAGCAGTTTATGGCTGACAGAAGATTCTAG
- the LOC134056941 gene encoding serine/threonine-protein kinase PAK 3-like, with protein MERVCAAVCTAFTVAYSGYFFTHLARHIARAWRESSPWVSGKGAFGVGSIGQLWSKLAPLPLAWRRHELQLPALKKPPVPKLERMLVSEGDPEAKYSELEIIGKGGFGTVCTAVETATGEEVAIKKISLLQVKSNELCVNEIQVMRDNKNANVVNYVDSYLVHEELWLVMEYMDGGSLHDVIREIQMAEGEIAAVSRECLQGLDFLHCKQVIHRDIKSHNILLGLDGSVKLADFGLAAQLTAEQSKRRSAVGTTYWMAPEIFTRKPYGPKVDIWSFGIVGMEMVEGAPPYLMETSRTARQLISTGGTPKLQKPRQQSAWLRDFLHCCLETDEDRRWSAQELLQHPFVTSAKPTSSLTPLIMAAQQFMADRRF; from the exons ATGGAGAGagtgtgtgctgcagtttgcacgGCTTTTACCGTGGCTTATTCTGGCTACTTTTTCACCCACCTGGCAC GTCACATCGCCCGTGCCTGGAGAGAATCCAGCCCTTGGGTGAGTGGGAAAGGAGCCTTTGGCGTTGGTAGCATTGGACAGCTGTGGAGCAAGCT AGCTCCACTTCCTCTGGCCTGGCGCCGGCacgagctgcagctgccggctCTGAAGAAGCCTCCTGTCCCCAAGCTGGAAA GGATGCTGGTGAGCGAAGGAGATCCGGAGGCTAAATATTCAGAACTGGAAATTATTGGCAAAGG gggTTTCGGCACTGTGTGCACGGCAGTGGAGACTGCCACAGGAGAAGAG gtggccataaagaaaatcagtctgTTGCAAGTGAAGAGCAACGAACTGTGCGTGAATGAAATCCAGGTCATGCGGGACAATAAGAACGCCAATGTGGTGAACTATGTAGACAG CTACCTGGTGCACGAGGAACTCTGGCTCGTGATGGAATACATGGACGGAGGGTCTTTGCACGATGTCATTAGGGAGATCCAAATGGCAGAAGGAGAGATAGCAGCTGTCTCCCGCGAG tgcctgcaaggcctggatttCCTTCACTGCAAGCAAGTGATCCACCGAGACATCAAAAGCCACAACATTCTCCTGGGCTTGGATGGATCTGTCAAGCTGG ctgattttggcctcgcTGCTCAGCTCACGGCTGAGCAGAGCAAACGCAGATCGGCTGTCGGGACTACTTACTGGATGGCGCCTGAAATTTTCACCAGGAAGCCCTACGGCCCCAAAGTGGACATCTGGTCCTTTGGCATCGTGGGGATGGAGATGGTGGAAGGAGCTCCTCCTTACCTGATGGAAACCTCCCGCACG GCTCGACAGCTGATCAGCACCGGGGGCACCCCGAAGCTGCAGAAGCCCAGGCAGCAGTCGGCTTGGTTGCGAGactttctgcactgctgcctggagaCAGACGAGGACAGGCGCTGGTCTGCCCAGGAACTTCTGCAG CATCCGTTTGTAACTTCAGCCAAGCCGACCTCCAGCCTGACGCCTCTGATCATGGCAGCGCAGCAGTTTATGGCTGACAGAAGATTCTAG